TCGACTCCGGCGGCTACTCGCTCAAGCCGCAAGAGGGCATGGTGGACATGAAGACCGACATGGCCGGCTCGGCCGCGGTCTTCGCGGCCATGGGCGTGATCGCCCAGATGGCGCCGCCCTTCCCGGTGCACGCCTTCGCCGGCGCCTGCGAGAACATGCTCGACGCGCGCGCGTATCGCCTGGGCGACGTGCTCAAGTCGCGCCTGGGCAAGACGGTGGAGATCCTCAACACCGACGCCGAGGGCCGCCTGGTGCTCGGCGACGTGCTCACCCTCGCCAACGAGCTCAAGCCCGCGGTGATCATCGACCTCGCGACTTTGACGGGTGCCTGCATGGTGGCGCTGGGTCGCCACATCACCGGCGTCTTCGGCGACGACGACGGCGCGGTGTGGAGCGTGCTCGAGGCCGCCAAGAGCTCCGGCGAGGAGATGTGGCGCATGCCGCTCTCCGACAGCCTCAAGGACCAGCTCAAGAGCGACATCGCCGACTACAAGAACGTGGGCGAGCGCTACGGCGGCGCCATCACCGCCGCGCTCTTCCTCCGCGAGTTCGTGGGCGAGACGCCCTGGGTGCACCTGGACATCGCCGGCCCGTCCTTGAGCAACAAGGAGAAGGGCTATGTGGCCAAGGGCGCCACCGGGGTGGGCGTGCGCACGTTGGTCGAGTTCGTGCGCCGCCGCACCGAGGAGATGGCCGCACCGCAGGCTGCTGCCGAGGCGTAAGGCTGAGCTATGGCGCGCGCCGAGCGAGGAGCTCGGCCGCGCTCTCACCCACAACTTCGTTCGGGTGGATCGCGACGGCCTTCCACGACGTCACCGGCTCGTCGTCGATGAGCAGCTCCGGCTTGGGCAGGAAGGCGCCGAAGCAGGCCTCGATGCCCAGCTCGCGCGCGACATTCCGCGCGTACTCCCCGCCGCCGCGGCTCCACAGGTACAGCTCCGCGCCCAGCGCGTGCAGCTCGCGGACGCGCTCGACGGTGCTGGTCATCGGGATGCGCTTGCTGCCTGCGGATCGTGTCGTCGACGTCGACGTAGACCGTGGCCCTCAAACGCCCGGCGCGGTCACCACCGCGTCTTCCGAGGGCGCCGCCTGGACGTGCGGCGCCGATTGGTGCAGCAGGTTGTCGAGGCGATCCAGCGAGCGGCGATGCCGGGCGATGCCGGTGAGCTCCGCCCGCGCGCGCGCCGCCGTGAAGAGCTGCACCGCCCAGTGCCGCTCGCCGCGCTCCAGCGCCTTGTGCGCCAGCCGCGCCGCCGCCTCGATGAACAGCGACGCGTCCTCGAGCGGCTCGAGCTGCCGCAGGGCCTCCGCGCCGATGCTGAGCGCGTCGACGTTCGGACCGGCGGAGAGCGCCCGCGCCAGCGCCGCTGCGCCGGCCACGCGCGCATCGCCCGCGCGCCGCGCCTCGCTCTGCGCCTGGTTCGCGTAGCCCCAGGCTTGATCCATGTCGCCCGAGTCGCGGTGCAGATCCGACAGGTTCACCAGCGCGGCCGCGCGTGGAATCACGAGCCCGAGCGCGTCGGCCAGCCGCTCGGCGTCGTGATAGGCCTGCTCGGCACCCGGTAGATCGCCGTCGTGCGCGCGGATGACGCCGAGGTTGAGCAGCACGATGACCCGCGCGCGCGCCAAGGCCGGCGGCCGGGTGAGCGACTCGGCCGTCTCCAGCGCCGCGCGCGAACGCTCCGCCTCGCCACGCTCGGCTCGCAAGAGCGCGCTCTCGATGAGCGAGTGCACGCGCAGCTCTTCGTCGTGCAGGCCGGCTGCGAGCACGCTCGCGCGCTCCAGCAGCACCTCGGCTTCACCCAGGTCGCCGCGGCCGCGGAGCACGCGGGCCAACGCCAACCGGGTGCGCGCCTCGGCGTCGGTGCCGGTACCCGAGCGGATGAGCACCTCGTGGCACGCGTCCTCGGCGCCCGGCGAGTAGCCGTCGGCGAGCGCGAGCGCGAAGAGCAGCTTGGCGCGCTGGGCGAGCACCTCGTCGCCCGCAGCCTCGGCGGCCGCTTCGACCTCGCGGGCCATGGCCGCGGCGCGGTGCGGGTCGTACAGCCGGTGCCACGCCTCGGCCTCTTCGAAGCGCACCGCGCGAATCAGCGACGCATCGTCCACCAGCTGCGCCGCGCGCGCCGACGCCTCCGTCCACGACAGCGCCAGCGAGAACCGGTTGCGCTTCAGCGCTTCCTTGGCGGCGGTGCGCGCGTAGTACACGGCCTTCTCCGGCCGATCGCTCTCGCCGTAGAGCAGCGCGAGCTCCTCGGGCCGCTCTTCTGACGCGCCCGGCACCGCCTCGATGAGCTCCGCCAGCTCGCGGTGACGCAGCCGCGCGGCCTGCACCGCCTCGTCGTCTGCGCCCGGTGGCGGCGCGCCGGGATCCGTGGTGGGCGCGGCGATGCCTGGCGAGGTGATGCCCGGATTGGTGATACCCGGATTGGTGACCACGCCCGGCTCGGTGTCGGCGTCGATGCGCGTGGGCCCGCTCTCCACCTGACCGGCCGGGTACGCGCCGCGGCCCGAGTTGGGCAGGCGCAGGCCGGCGGGCAGCGTCTCCAGCGTGGCCGCGCGCAAGGTGATGCCCGCGGGGCCCTTCTCGAGCGCGTCCGACTCCTGCAGCCACGCGAGCAGCGCCCGCGCCTGGAGCACGTTTCCGGCCGAGCGCTGCTCCAGCCAATTCACCAGCGCAGGCGGCGACTCGCCCAGCGCCTCGCGGGTGAGATCGCCCAGGCCCATCGCGTCGAGCGGAGGCAGCGCCAGCTCGGGCAGCGTCTCGCCCAGCTGCACCGCCGACGTCGCCAGGAACGAGAGCGCCTTGTCGCGCGCGAGCTGGCGGAAGACGTCCAGGCTCTCGGCGTCGGCCTCGTGGAGATCGTCGAGCACCAGCACCGTCCGCGGACGATTGCCCAGCGTGGCCAGCGCGTCGGCCGCGAGCCGTTTCTGCAAGGTCATGAAGGCCGCGCGGCCGGTGAGCTTGTCCAGCTCGGCCACGCTCCCCAGCGCCTTGAGCTGCGACTCCAGCAGCTCGGGGATCTCCTCCAGCCACGCCTGCAGCGGCCGCTGCTCGCCGGTGATGGCCTGGATGCAGGCCTCCACCAGCGCGAACGGGCGCTCGCGGGTGAGGTAGGTGCACCGCAGCCGCTTGAAGTTCACGCGCGCGCGCGTGCGGGCCTGGGCGAGCAGCTCGCGCAGGAAGCGGGTCTTGCCCGCGCCCTGCTCCGCGCGAATCACCAGCGCGCCGCCGCCGTCGCGGATGATCCAGTCGAAGCTCTTGAGCGCCGCGTCCAGCTCGCGCGCGCGGCCCGCAAGCCGCCCCGGCGCGACCGCCTGGCGGATGCGATCCTGCCGACCGATCACCGGCCGTGCGAGCACCGGCGCCCGCTGCCCGGGGATGCGCACCTGCCACTCCGGCCCGAGCTCGAAGCCCGCGCCCGCGGCCCGACACGTCTCCGGCCCCGCGACGACAGCGCCCTCGTCCGCCAGCGACAGCAGCCGATTGGCCACCTGCACCGGCGCGCCCAGCAGGGCGTGCTCACGCTTGAGCGCCGAGCCCACCTCGCCGCTGAACACGAAGCCGGTGTTCACCGCGGCGCGCATCTTGGCCGCGCCCAGCGCCTCGCGCAGCTCCAGGGCACAGGCCAGCGCGCGCTCCTCATCGCTGCCGCGCGAGTCGGGCACGCCGAAGATGGCCGTGACCTTGCGGCCGCGCGGGGTGAAGTCGAGCCGCGCCATCTGCCCGCCGTGGCGGCGCACGATGCGGTCGGTGATCAAGAAGCGCCGGTTGAAGGCGTCGCGCGAGCTGCTCTTGGCCGGATCGAGCGTCCAGACCTCGGCGAGGAGGACCGTGGCCCGCCGCAGCTGCGGCGGTGTTCCCGGTGCGGCCGGATCTGCGAGCAGCCGGTCGAAGAGCTCGTGCGCCACGAAGGGCCGCAGCGCGTTGATCTTGGCGACCGTGTTCTCCACCAGCCGCGGGGTGAGATCCACCAGCGGCACCCGCGAGGGCGCGGGATCCACGGCGGCCACCGTCGCGACCGCGCCGCGAATTCCGCTCAGCCCCAGCGCCGGGCTCTCGTCGGCCTGGGCAGCGGGCAGCACCACCTCGCCCGCGCGCGCCTCGCCCACGATGGAGAGCACGTCGGACACCGCTGGCCCGGCGACCACGATCTCCATGCGCTCGGCAGCGTCGCCAATCTGCGCCAGGTAGATGGGGCCCTTGGCCACGGCCGCGCGCAGGGTGAGCGCCGGCGTGCCACCGAGCCGCGGCCCCGAGCGCGCCAGCGCCCCGTGCGCGTCCAGCGCCGCCTGGGCCGCGCGCTCCAGCGCCGCGTCGCCGGTGAAGAACGCCAGGAGCTGGTCGCCCATGCGCACCAGCTGCCCACCCTGCGGAAACACCGCCTGCTCCAGCACCGCCGCCAGGCCCAGGTTCAAGAGCCGGCAGAGCTCGCCCGCGCCGTCGTGGCCGAGCCGGTTCGCGTGCTCCGCGAGCGGCCCCAGCCCGAGCAGGTCCGCCGAGAACACCGCGCCGTGCCGCCACTCCGAGCTGGGCTTGGGGGTGACGGGCTGGTCGAGCGCCTTGCGCACCCAGTGGATGGGCACGTAGGTGATGAGCCGCGAGAGCAGCTGGAGCTGGTGTTCGCTCTCCATTCGACCCCGAAGCGCAGGCCGCCGCAGCGGCCCTTCCAACCCGCAAGTCGGCGCTTTGATGCACCGCCGCGGCCCCCCGAGTCGCTCGACTCCACCCGGCCGCGGCGCACGCATAAACCCGATTCAGACCGGAAAAGCAACCACCCCATGCCACCTTTCGGCAGATGGACGCACAGCCTGGCGAGCCGGCGAAAGTCCCCAGGAATGCTGGCGATCTAACGCACCGCAGCAATCCGGTCGCGGACGGCGGCGCCGGTTCAACTCGATATATCGAGATGTGTCGCGATCCGGCGGAGCGCTACCCGCCCAGAGCCTGCGCCGAGGCGTGAGCCAGGGCGACCAGCGGGCCCGGTCCGATGCCCAGCCACACGGTGACCGCCGCAGCGATCCACAGCGCGGCCGAGAGCGGCATCGACGTGGGCGCGACCACCTGATGCGCCTCGGGCGGCCGCATGTACATGTAGACCACGACCTTCAGGTAGTAGTACGCGCCGATGACCGATGTGAGCACGCCCATCACCGCCGCGGTGTAGAGGTGGGCGTCGACGGCGGCCGCGAAGATGTAGAGCTTGCCGAAGAACCCCGCGAGCGGCGGGATGCCGGCGAGCGAGGCCATGAAGATGGTCATGCCCGCGGCCATCATCGGGCGGCGGCTGGCCAGCCCGGCGAAGCGGTCGAGGTCCCAGGCAGCCAGCGAGTCCGGATCGTCGCGCTCGAGGGCGGCGACGACGGCGAACGCGCCCGCGGCCGTGGCCGTGTACGCGAAGAGGTAGAAGAGCACGCCCGCGCCGGCCTCGCCGGTGAGCGACCCGCCACGCGCCGCGGCCACGCCCAGGAGCAAGTAGCCCGCGTGCGCCACCGACGAGTACGCCAGCATGCGCTTCACGTTGCGCTGTGGCACCGCGAGCAGGTTGCCCACCAGCATGGTGAGCACCGCCAGCACCACGATGATCTGGCCCCACACCGGCGCAGCCCCGCCGATGCCCGGAAAGGCGATGACCACCACGCGAAGCAGCGCAGCGAACGCCGCGGCCTTCACGCCCACGGCCATGAACGCGGTGACCGGCGTGGGCGCGCCCTCGTAGACGTCGGGCGTCCACATGTGGAACGGCACCGCGGCCACCTTGAAGGCGAAGCCCGTGGCCACGAAGATCACCCCGACCGTGAAGAGCCCGCTGCCCGCGGCCGCGTGGGCGATCTCGTGCAGCTGCGTGCTCCCCGAGGCGCCGTAGAGCAGCGCCGCGCCGTAGAGGTACAGCGCCGAGGCGAACGCGCCGAGCAGGAAGTACTTGAACGCCGCCTCCGCCGGCCGCGCCCCGCGGCGCAGGTAGGCGGTGAGCGCGTAGACCGCCACGCTCATCACCTCCAGGCTCACGAAGATCATCAGCACGTCCGCCGACAGCGCCAGCAGGCTCATGCCCGCCGCCGCGAAGAGCGAGAGCGCGTAGAACTCGCCGCGCTCGACGTGGTGACGGTGCAGGAAGCTGGCAGCGACGAGCGTCGAGATGAGCAGGCCCAGGGCCACCATCAGGGACACCGTGGCGCTGAACGAGTCGGCCACCGCGGTGCCGGAGAAGATCATCCGCGAGGGCGCGCCGAGCATCGGCATCGAGGCCCAGGCCGCGCCCACGCAGGTCAGCGAGGTGATGGCCGGCTGGTAGTGGCGGACCGGGTTCTTCCCGAGGAAGACCTCGGAGAGCAGCACCGCGATCGCCCCCACGGAGAAGATGAGCGCCGGCAACAGCGGCACCATGTCGGCAGGATTGAAGTAACCCACGGACGCTCCTCGAAGCTACGGCTTGGCAGGCTTGGCCCCGGGCGCGGGGATAAGCACATGCGGGTTGGGCACGAAGACAGGACGCGCGCCGTTGGGCTGCGCGCCGCGCGGGCCTGCGCCGGGCGCGTTGGGAGGCGGGGGGCGGCGCGTGGGCGGCGTCACCGCCGTCGGCCTGGCCTCGCCCTCGCCCGCGGCAGGCGCCTCGGCGGTCGCGTTGAGCGCCACCGTCTCGCCACCGGAGCGCCGGCTGAAGATGTCGGCCGCCGGGTTGATCCGCTCCAGGAACGGCTGCGGGAAGATGCCCATGCCCACCGCGGCGAGCACCAGGGGCACCACCGCGAAGCCCTCGCGCCAGCTCATGTCGGCCAGGCCCTGGTTGCGCGGGTTGCGCATGGGCCCGAACCACACCCGCTGCACCAGGGTGAGCATGTACGCCGCGCCGAGGATGACGCCCGTCGCTGCGATCGCCGCCAGCCACACCCACGAGAGCTGCAGCCCTGCGAAGAGGGTGTGCCCGAAGATCCGCCCCTGGGTGAACGTGCCCGAGAGGATCATGAACTCGCCGATGAATCCGTTGGTGCCGGGCAGGCCGATGCTGGAGAAGGTGATCACCAGGAAGGCGATGCCCAGCAGCGGCGTCACCTTGGCCAGGCCGCCGTACTCGGCGATCAAGCGGGTGTGCCGCCGCTCGTAGATGGCGCCGATGAGGAGGAACAGCGCGCCCGTGGACACGCCGTGGTTCACCATCTGGTACACCGCGCCCGCCGACGCCTGGGTGTTCAGCGCCGCCAAGCCGAGCATCACGAAGCCAAGGTGCGCCACCGAGGAGTAGGCGACGAGCCGCTTCATGTCGCGCTGGGCGAGGCACATCAGCGAGCCGTACACGATGCCGATGACCGCCAGGATGCCGATCCACGGGGCGGCCTGCTTGGTGGCCTCGGGGAACATGGGCATCGCGTAGCGCATGAAGCCGAAGGTGCCCATCTTCAGCATCACGCCCGCGAGCACGATGGAGCCCGCCGCCGGCGCCTCGGTGTGCGCGTCGGGCAACCAGGTGTGCAGCGGCCACATGGGCACCTTCACCGCGAACGCCGACGCGAACGCGATGAACAGGTAGAGCTGCTCCTCGGGCGAGAGGTGCTGCGCCGCGGTGAGCATCTTCTCGTACTCGAAGCTGCGGCCCATTCCCGACGCGTCCCCGGTCTTCAGGTACACGTACAGAATCGCGACCAGCATCAACATCGAGCCGACCATGGTGAAGAGGAAGAACTTCACCGAGGCGTAGATGCGGTTCTCCGAGCCGAAGATCCCGATGAGCAGGTACATCGGAATCAGCACGCCCTCCCAGAAGACGTAGAACAGCACCACGTCCATGGCGGCGAACGTGCCCATCATGGAGGTCTGCAGCACCAGCAGCGCCACGCAGAACTCCTTGGCGCGCTCGCCCGCGTTGTTCCAGGCCGCGAGCATCACGATGGGCCCGAGGAACCCGGTGAGCAGCATGAGCGTCACCGCCACGCCGTCCACGCCGACGGAGTAGCCCAGGCCGAAGTGCTCCACCCAGGCCTTCTTCTGCATCAGCTGGAACTCGAGCGCCTTGGGGCCCGTCTCGAATGCGAAGTACATCCACAGCGAGAGGGCAAAGGTGACCAGCATGGTGAAGAGCGCGGCGACCTTGAGCTGGCCCTTCTCCGTCGAGGGAATGAAGGCGAGCATCACCGCGCCCAGGAGCGGCGCGAAGATCACTGCGCTGACGATGTAGCCGTTGAAGTCCACGTTGTCCTCGTCAGTGCCCGAAGAGCGCCGTCAGGTAGTCGCGCGCCGGCGAAGCCAGAAGGATGACCACCAGCGCAATCGCCATCACCGCGGCGTAACGCTGCGCAGAGCCGTTCTGGAAGGCGCGCAGGATTCCGGCGAACGCGCTGGTCAAGAAGCCCCAGCCGCCCACCAGCACGCCGTCGATGATGAACTGGTCGATGAACTTCCAGGTGTAGAAGGCCAGGCCCTTGATGGGCTTCACGAAGGCCACGTCGTAGATCTCATCGACGTAGAACTTGTTGCGGATGAGCCGCACCGCGAAGTTGCCCACCGGCTGCTCGGCGGCGAGGTCCGTGGGCGAGAGCCGCAGCATGTTCACCCAGTAGGAGAAGCCCGCGCCCGCCCAGGCGATGATGAGCGCGATCGTCCAGGCGCCCCAAGGGATGCCCTCGTTGGCCTCGAGCGTGCCGGGGCCGTCGTGCGCCGGCCCGAAGATGGGCTCGAGGTACGAGTTCCAGAGCGTCCCGCCGTCCTTACCCAGGCCGGGGATGCCCCACACCGCGGCGCCGATTGAGAAGAGCGCCAGCACGACGAGCGGGTAGGTCATCAGCGGCGCTTCGTGCGCGTGGTGATCCTTCAGGCTGCGACGCTCGCCCCAGAAGGTGAGCAGGTACGCGCGCGCCATGTAGTACGCGGTGCAGAGCGCGCCCGCGGTGCCAATCAGGTACAGCACGGTGCCGGTGGTCTGCGCCGCGGGCCAGTTGGAGTTCTTGGCCAGGTCGAGGATGTCGTCCTTGGAGAAGAAGCCCGAGAGCGGGAACACGCCGGTGATGGCGATGGTCGCAATCAAGAACGTGGCGTGCGTGATGGGGATGTCCTTGCGCAGGCCGCCGAGCTTCTTGATGTTGGTCTCGTTGGCCATCGCGTGCATCACCGAGCCCGCGCCGAGGAAGAGGCAGGCCTTGAAGAACGCGTGGGTGGTGAGGTGCAGCGACGCCGCCCAGAAGGCGCCCAGCCCACAGCCGAGGATCATGTAGCCCAGCTGCGAGACGGTGGAGTACGCGAGCACCTTCTTGATGTCGTCCTGCATGGTGCCGATGATCGCCGCGAAGAGCGCGGTGAGCGCGCCGATGAAGGCGATCACCATCATCGCCGTGGGCGACGCGACCACCAGGTAGTTGAGCCGGCTCAGCATGTACACGCCGGCCGTCACCATGGTGGCGGCGTGGATGAGCGCAGAGACCGGCGTCGGGCCGGCCATCGCGTCCGGCAGCCACACGTACAGCGGGATCTGCGCGCTCTTGCCGCACGCGCCCAGGAACAGCAGCAGCGCCGCGAGGGTGAGCACCCAGCCGGCCCGCGCGTTGCGGAACGGGCCCTGGTTCACCACCTGCTGCGCGTGCGTCCCCGGCTCCTCCTTGGCGAGCGCGTTCACGCCGTTCTGCAGCGGCGTCTGCGCGGCCATGGAGTAGCCCTCGTTGTTGCGCTGGGGCTGGGCGTACATGTCCACGGTGCCCACGGTGGCGAGCAGGGTGAAGATGCCGAGGATGAAGCCGAAGTCGCCGATGCGGTTGACCACGAAGGCCTTGCGGCCGGCC
Above is a genomic segment from Deltaproteobacteria bacterium containing:
- a CDS encoding AAA family ATPase, which encodes MESEHQLQLLSRLITYVPIHWVRKALDQPVTPKPSSEWRHGAVFSADLLGLGPLAEHANRLGHDGAGELCRLLNLGLAAVLEQAVFPQGGQLVRMGDQLLAFFTGDAALERAAQAALDAHGALARSGPRLGGTPALTLRAAVAKGPIYLAQIGDAAERMEIVVAGPAVSDVLSIVGEARAGEVVLPAAQADESPALGLSGIRGAVATVAAVDPAPSRVPLVDLTPRLVENTVAKINALRPFVAHELFDRLLADPAAPGTPPQLRRATVLLAEVWTLDPAKSSSRDAFNRRFLITDRIVRRHGGQMARLDFTPRGRKVTAIFGVPDSRGSDEERALACALELREALGAAKMRAAVNTGFVFSGEVGSALKREHALLGAPVQVANRLLSLADEGAVVAGPETCRAAGAGFELGPEWQVRIPGQRAPVLARPVIGRQDRIRQAVAPGRLAGRARELDAALKSFDWIIRDGGGALVIRAEQGAGKTRFLRELLAQARTRARVNFKRLRCTYLTRERPFALVEACIQAITGEQRPLQAWLEEIPELLESQLKALGSVAELDKLTGRAAFMTLQKRLAADALATLGNRPRTVLVLDDLHEADAESLDVFRQLARDKALSFLATSAVQLGETLPELALPPLDAMGLGDLTREALGESPPALVNWLEQRSAGNVLQARALLAWLQESDALEKGPAGITLRAATLETLPAGLRLPNSGRGAYPAGQVESGPTRIDADTEPGVVTNPGITNPGITSPGIAAPTTDPGAPPPGADDEAVQAARLRHRELAELIEAVPGASEERPEELALLYGESDRPEKAVYYARTAAKEALKRNRFSLALSWTEASARAAQLVDDASLIRAVRFEEAEAWHRLYDPHRAAAMAREVEAAAEAAGDEVLAQRAKLLFALALADGYSPGAEDACHEVLIRSGTGTDAEARTRLALARVLRGRGDLGEAEVLLERASVLAAGLHDEELRVHSLIESALLRAERGEAERSRAALETAESLTRPPALARARVIVLLNLGVIRAHDGDLPGAEQAYHDAERLADALGLVIPRAAALVNLSDLHRDSGDMDQAWGYANQAQSEARRAGDARVAGAAALARALSAGPNVDALSIGAEALRQLEPLEDASLFIEAAARLAHKALERGERHWAVQLFTAARARAELTGIARHRRSLDRLDNLLHQSAPHVQAAPSEDAVVTAPGV
- a CDS encoding NADH-quinone oxidoreductase subunit N: MVPLLPALIFSVGAIAVLLSEVFLGKNPVRHYQPAITSLTCVGAAWASMPMLGAPSRMIFSGTAVADSFSATVSLMVALGLLISTLVAASFLHRHHVERGEFYALSLFAAAGMSLLALSADVLMIFVSLEVMSVAVYALTAYLRRGARPAEAAFKYFLLGAFASALYLYGAALLYGASGSTQLHEIAHAAAGSGLFTVGVIFVATGFAFKVAAVPFHMWTPDVYEGAPTPVTAFMAVGVKAAAFAALLRVVVIAFPGIGGAAPVWGQIIVVLAVLTMLVGNLLAVPQRNVKRMLAYSSVAHAGYLLLGVAAARGGSLTGEAGAGVLFYLFAYTATAAGAFAVVAALERDDPDSLAAWDLDRFAGLASRRPMMAAGMTIFMASLAGIPPLAGFFGKLYIFAAAVDAHLYTAAVMGVLTSVIGAYYYLKVVVYMYMRPPEAHQVVAPTSMPLSAALWIAAAVTVWLGIGPGPLVALAHASAQALGG
- a CDS encoding NADH-quinone oxidoreductase subunit M, whose translation is MLAFIPSTEKGQLKVAALFTMLVTFALSLWMYFAFETGPKALEFQLMQKKAWVEHFGLGYSVGVDGVAVTLMLLTGFLGPIVMLAAWNNAGERAKEFCVALLVLQTSMMGTFAAMDVVLFYVFWEGVLIPMYLLIGIFGSENRIYASVKFFLFTMVGSMLMLVAILYVYLKTGDASGMGRSFEYEKMLTAAQHLSPEEQLYLFIAFASAFAVKVPMWPLHTWLPDAHTEAPAAGSIVLAGVMLKMGTFGFMRYAMPMFPEATKQAAPWIGILAVIGIVYGSLMCLAQRDMKRLVAYSSVAHLGFVMLGLAALNTQASAGAVYQMVNHGVSTGALFLLIGAIYERRHTRLIAEYGGLAKVTPLLGIAFLVITFSSIGLPGTNGFIGEFMILSGTFTQGRIFGHTLFAGLQLSWVWLAAIAATGVILGAAYMLTLVQRVWFGPMRNPRNQGLADMSWREGFAVVPLVLAAVGMGIFPQPFLERINPAADIFSRRSGGETVALNATAEAPAAGEGEARPTAVTPPTRRPPPPNAPGAGPRGAQPNGARPVFVPNPHVLIPAPGAKPAKP
- the nuoL gene encoding NADH-quinone oxidoreductase subunit L: MPVVAGPAPTLWNLDVRSVEAALYWIPLIPMIGALFNALFGWRIGKGNIAFVACASVGASFLLALMCFGCVFPEGAEHTVLFQNVFTWFAVPAGASGPGIHIDLAYAVDRFSSILLLIITGVGFLIHVYSISYMSEERAANFARYFAYLNLFVGMMLTLVMGANLVVLFVGWEGVGLASYLLIGFWWDDEQKAAAGRKAFVVNRIGDFGFILGIFTLLATVGTVDMYAQPQRNNEGYSMAAQTPLQNGVNALAKEEPGTHAQQVVNQGPFRNARAGWVLTLAALLLFLGACGKSAQIPLYVWLPDAMAGPTPVSALIHAATMVTAGVYMLSRLNYLVVASPTAMMVIAFIGALTALFAAIIGTMQDDIKKVLAYSTVSQLGYMILGCGLGAFWAASLHLTTHAFFKACLFLGAGSVMHAMANETNIKKLGGLRKDIPITHATFLIATIAITGVFPLSGFFSKDDILDLAKNSNWPAAQTTGTVLYLIGTAGALCTAYYMARAYLLTFWGERRSLKDHHAHEAPLMTYPLVVLALFSIGAAVWGIPGLGKDGGTLWNSYLEPIFGPAHDGPGTLEANEGIPWGAWTIALIIAWAGAGFSYWVNMLRLSPTDLAAEQPVGNFAVRLIRNKFYVDEIYDVAFVKPIKGLAFYTWKFIDQFIIDGVLVGGWGFLTSAFAGILRAFQNGSAQRYAAVMAIALVVILLASPARDYLTALFGH